The window ggcttcttgtaaagataaataaaataaaatatttttttcctcttgattttattcatgtaatttagaaaaattcATAGATTTTGGTccaaaaatttgaagaaaaaaaataaaaaaataaaagaaaaaaaatctgacaaatgtttgatttactttttttgtcatatgGTTTTTATTTCAGTGCAACTGCCCCTTGCTAATGAGTTAGCTTTGCTACCAGAAGCACTTAAGTACATCTGATAGCAGTCATATGGGCATTAACTCTCCATATAAACATGCCCACCCAACGCTCCGGGGTTCGGCACGCTGGTAGTACCCAAAACCCAAAACTAGCAACCGACACAGAGCAAGAAATAGAAAATGGAGCAGAGAAAGCTTTTTGAAGAGACTGTTAAGGGCAAAACACATTCTCTAATTATAGATCTCACTTGTTCTCTTTTGAAGGCAACTGTAAATGGGAGCACGCCAGCGTTTTAGATTACTACGAGTCTTAAAAAACGAGGGGAAAACGCAACGAAACGCAGACCGCTTTACAGCAACTtagaaggtttttattttgctccCCTGTCATTTCACTTCAATTGTAAAGAATTAATTAACCTTAAgaagaaaatgaacttttttacttaaatatagACAGCAGTGACAGACCATGTGTTAAATGAGAGGAGAGGGAAATACCTCAGAAAGTGTGAAAAGATTGTTGCCACGTAAGACATATCCATGAcgaagatagatagatagatagatagatagatagatagatagatagatagatagatagatagatagatagatagatagatagatagatagataagtaaatgtttatttttaaagcacatttatcAGATAAAAATCAGAAAGTGCTTTACAATAGTAAAAACACATAATATTACAACCAGTCACACATATatatcagacaaaaaaataaaagacaggaaaagTAAGGTAAAACGGaatgaaaaataatagaatatatatatatatatatagccttACCTaaaataatgcaagtgtgaatgctgtaagctgaatgtgccTGCTGAAGATGCAAgcgttaatagctgaaaatgctgaaactcaAGCAAatagcttgccaaaatattagctaaatgctagcataatgctaaaatattagcttaactttaaattagcccaaaaatttggaaaaatgtctacattagctaaaaacatctagcatatggctaaaatattagctaaactctaaattagcctaaaaagagcTGGAGAgatgtctaaattagctaaaaaaaaaaagctggcataatgctaaaatattagctaaactctaaattaaccttaaaaactggataaatctctaaattagccaaaaacactaaattaaaagtttaattaaaaattaccccaaaaaaccCAGTGGTTGCtaaacatttagctgaaaatataTCTGGAAGTTAACAAGATTCAAACtccacaaagtttttgaagaatttgtgCAATTCATTTCCAAGGGGCATATATTGctcaatattttttagaaaaacatgaagtttATAAGTACCTAAAGTACAGGCAGGTTGAGTTTTTACGTAACAAAAAACgtatacagaaaggagcaggagaatcactttagtTTGAATGTtgcaaagcattcacacaattaacgAAAAGCTCTTCTGAATATAAAATGTCTTGACCTGACTTTTAAAATGCTCAATGGAGTCGATCTTTCGTACTGACTAAGGGAGGTCATACCAAAGACAAGGAGCAACAGCTTGAAAGGCAAGTTGGTTttacatcagatttttttaaatttgtaatagATTTTGGTTTGAAGATCTCAGGGATCAAACTAAAGAGTAGGGGGTTAAATGGCCAGCAATGTACATGGAGTTTGTCCATGCAAGGTTTTGAAAACTGGAAGTGAAAATGTAAAGGGTGTTTTTTCCCTTGAGTAGCCCCAGATGTTCATCCCAAAAATTTGGCACAGATAGAACGTTGATGGCTAATAGGTTtgttttgtggtgaaatttagtcacaaaatgcagacaacactgCCAGATTAATATTTCAGGATTTACTTATCAAAAATCCTTCTCATGCTAATCGTTTTCCTGGAGACACGTGTACCTTTCagtctttgctcaataattcatgttcaaaccagttcttctaattcaaCACTaactttttccaccaggaaatagtctgctccccttcTGCAGCCGTCTTTCCAATATCAGCCATCTGCTTGCGCCATTCTCAGATatgtcgtgcagattcctcaccagaatgttctttggtgtaTGTCACCGCACAAAGCTTAAACATTAAATCGAACGAGCCTTTCCTGGCAACCACAGCACAAATAGCACAGACAACCGACGTCTGCACAACTGTGCATGAGGCGGGGGAGCTTGCACAGCTAGCTTGTCCCCGCTAGTTCCgcagagaaagtgtgtgtttgtgttagcctgggagCGGTactggcagcgcagactctcCCTGGAAGgagctgttctcactttgtgacatcagcttgtgatgtttttgtaggttggaaggggctggtgctcagagcacagGTTTTAAGAGGCATGAACAGATCAACATatcgctttggggttgtttatagtgaggattgaacattataatacaattaaaagctcaaaaagttgattttggatGATATAGGTGCTTTAAAATCAATTGAACTGGGAATCATTGTAAAGAGGACAGTCGGGTGAAGACATAGCTAGGGACAAacggatggacagacagatctAAAGGAATGTTAGTGACTGCATGTGCAGTCTTTGTTCTTCTACTCACATCCTTCTGGAATAAGAAAATAAAGCGATAAAGGTCAGTTTGAGAGCAGACTGCCAAATATAGCTGCTGTGTTCATGTGAGGGCCAGACTCTCCAGAACGACAAGCCCTTCTCTGACCATGCCCTGTaattgaggagaaaaaaaggacagaaattatatgtttattttcgacaacaattttaatcttcTGTGCTCTCCTTCAGAAAAAGAGACGCCCACAAAAAGACTCTGAGAATCTCTTTGCTAGACGCCGGCAGTGAagattttgacctttttatcGCCGCAAGAAATGAAATCCGGAGCACCAGAAAGCTGGGTCGGATctaaaaaatgagacaaattgAAAGAGAAgaatgtttgaaacatttttatgagtttttttaggctaaaagtGTGAGAAAACCCCTTTTGCtctatcatttttaaaagacccaacaatgcaaaaacaaatattaatttagaCAGATTTCTGTCTACAATGTGGCACTGTCATTTTAGTCttaaaaaggtggaaaaaattACTTACACAGGAATTTTCTGAGCTGATTTTCAAAGTTAAATCTTGTGTTTTGCATGATTACTTGGTGATTATAAAGTCTCGGtttaaatcattcatttttcaattcccatattttttgtttttgagagaCATCTTTCTTGAATCAACATCGTTGCCAGTCATCCCCCTGCAGAGTCTCAGACTTCAGCTAATTGGATGTGATAATCtcccatttattttattaaacaactTGATCCTTTTCCTTTTTGCATGATTCCGTCGCTCAGCCTCTTTAACCATCACACTAATGTCTGAAAAAGCAGTTAAGAGCATTTAAGACTATTGGAAACAGAGACAGGGGTTAAAACCAGAATAATAAAATCTCAGACAGAAACCACAAACTCGCTCAACTTCATTTCTTTTATACTTGTGGCAGAACTGCAGgctgttttgttattttccatacaaaatctgattttttttactcagttATGATGTCCAGAACCGATGATGGTTAAATTTTCTCCATAGGGGTGCAGATCATCTCCTATAGGAGTGATGCTTACACATCATCTTAACTTAAAATAATCAAACCATCAGCTGATTAATGAGTAATCCATTCACGTAGTTGCTATAAATTCGATGCTCTCGTTTTAAAGAGGTGGGATCTCCTCTTTTTTAGCCACCAATCTCCGTCCGTTTGCCTCCATCCCGACTTTTTATTGCCTCTTCTTCAAAGAGCTCGTAAGCTATAATTAGGGGGCGGGGCCTCGGAGTCTCAAAACACTTCCCGGCGTGAGAGCCCGACTTCTTCCAAACTGTCCCGGGACTCGGAGCTGCGCCTCTCCCCTCTGCTTCCACGGGATTTTGTTTCTCAGGGATGGCCGCATCTATTCTGGAGGTAGGAAGTATAATTGTAAGtaaaaaagtctttttctttcttcttttgtaaGATTAATCGATTGTAATTggtggaaagaaagaaaaaaagtaatgttttggACCAAGTTGTTGCACTCTTTCCTTATAGGGAATGGTAAAGCGGAACTTTATCATATTTAgattggaaatgcaaaaataaaatttaaaaaaaaaaaagttaaagctaTTAAAATGTGTAACCGGTGCTTATTTGTGCAATTATATtccaaatttaagtttaatgtATTTCTCCAATACAGATTTGGAGCTgcaagaaaatcaaaatattaatctaaaattaaaaatacacaagataaaatatgtttaaaaaagttgatggttaaaaatataaagttcctttcactttagttttatttataaactctCCTTTGACAGGAAGTcgattgaaaacattttcagattacaatttttatttgacatattttcatAAATTGCTAATTCAAGTTAAAGGCATGAAGATTTGAGAcattttgttaaacaaaataatggaaaaacGAATCATGCATAAAAATAGAGCTTGTTTTCCactttaaacaacaaaacattacCATAAGTTACTAAACattatcagtctatttttttctagaattaaAGTCAATTAGTgctattttttatgtaactgaggttaaaaatgaagaaacaggttttattttttagtacttttcaataaaacagcatgagattttcaaaataatggttTACTCAGCttactgtttaaaaatacattaaaatgtacatcttttatgtatttttaagtaataacattttttttgcgcCTTAGTGTAATTAATGTCCCTATATGGAAAACTTTTATTGATATTTCAAAGCTTTTGAAACAAAAGTGTTCATCTATGGTTGAAACTCAAACTCATTAAAGAAGCCAGGATGTAAAGGAATGTCAGTTAGTTATTTTATCAGCTCAGCTAAACTTTCCCTAATGATGTTGAAAATGTGGAGACCAGGAAAAGCCGGTGGTGGCATTTCAACACACGTTTTTTATTAGAGTTGACACTGACAGAAGCAGCAGCTTGCAGCCATTTCCTCCAGACAGtctcattttttctcatttgctcCCTTGTCGTCACCAGGAAGACGCACGCTATGGCTCCAGTCCTCTGGCTATGTTAACTGCTACCTGTAACAAGTTTGGCAGCACCAGCCCCGTCAGGGATTCGGCTACACCCGATAAGACCAGCACCACCACTCAAGTAAAGAAGCCGTACgccatgacctctgaccttcaaaCGGCTAAAATCGGGCGGACGACGGACGCCAGTGGCCTGGCGGACTCCTACACTGGCTCCTTCACCACAGCTGGAGGAGGCGGCGGTGGCGGTGGGCTGCTTACTCCATCTGGAAGCCCCCCTTCTTCAGCTGGAGGCTACTCGACAGAATATAACCCCTTCTCCCACTCTTTCCAGACCTCAGTCTCCCAGGATCCGTCTCTCCTTGTGTCTAAAGCCCACGCCACAGCCGACTGCCTCAGCAGCGTGTACACCTCGCTGGATATGACGCACCCTTACGGCTCCTGGTACAAGACCGGAATCCACCCCGGCATTACTTCTGCCCCAGCTAACTCTACGTCCTCCTGGTGGGATGTCCACCCCAATTCTAACTGGCTGTCTGCAACACAGCCCCAAGCTGACGGAGGTCTCCAGGCCTCGCTGCAGCCTGTAGCCCCACAAGCGTCCCTCAGCCCCCAGCTGCCGAGCTACAGCACCGACTTTACGACTCTCAACCCAGCGCCGTACCCCTCAGTAGGGCTGGGGTCCTCCTCACATCTCCTCCAACCCTCCCAGCACATGTTGCCCCAGGACATGTACAAGCCCAAGCCTGTACCAAGCACAGGGCTAATTGAGAGTCCCATGGGCCTTAAGCCCACCAGGGGGTCAGGAGGTTATAGCGGCGGTGGGACGCCTGGCAGATCCTCATGCGACTGCCCCAACTGTCAGGAGCTGGAGAGGCTGGGAGCCTCGGCGGCATCTCTAAGGAAGAAACCGGTCCACAGCTGCCACATCCCAGGGTGTGGGAAGGTCTACGGCAAGGCCTCCCACCTGAAGGCCCACCTGCGCTGGCACACCGGCGAGAGGCCCTTCGTTTGCAACTGGCTGTTCTGCGGGAAGCGCTTCACCCGCTCCGATGAACTGGAGAGGCACGTGCGCACCCACACGCGGGAAAAGAAGTTCACCTGCTTGCTGTGCAACAAGCGCTTCACACGCAGCGACCACCTCTCCAAGCATCAGAAGACCCACGCTGACTCTGCAATGCAGGGCAAAGCCGGGGCTGTGGAGGGAGACACAGACCCTCGGGGGGAAGACACCCCAGAGCTCAACTCCAGCACGGCGCCGGCCAATCCCGTCACCGACCAGATCACCGCCGGAGAGGAAAAGACTGGCACGCCTAATGGAGTGGAGAACAGCAGTGGATTGTTGGAGATCTGACTGCTTTAAGGCTTCTTTCCAACACATTTCTACACGATAgaacctttttttcaaatgaaaatagttctttaaaaacatatagaCGTCTTGAAACAATGTTGGAAAAAACTGACATTCATTTTCTCTggaacacacataaacacaacaCGCGCACAAGTCCACATTTGCATAACTGCGAACAAATGTGCCAGCGCATATAAATACATTCATGCATGCCCACAAAAATATGCGTGTTCAGAAACACATACAAGTAAACACGCTTGTGCATGCACACATCTTGAAGTCTGCTCACATTTTCTGCCTTTCAAATGAGACAAACCACTGAGGAAAttgaatctgaaaaaaagcagaaggaaAAGAACTCTGAGGCTGCAAAGAATGACGGAGTTGGAGCTGTGCATGCCAAGAgaacactttaatttaaaactgtattctGACATCTACCACACAATTGTCACAACCACCTTGATGTAAagaatatttgtctttttgttttgttttgtctaatttaattacatatttacatgaataatctaATTTATGTCTTAAATTATACACATGGGAGATGATTTCTTGCAGAAAAATTTAGCTAAGAGGAAAAAATATGGTTGAAGACggccaaataaaaataaaatgcattaaattaagacgtttttttcttatttattagtTAAACTGTGGAGCTTGAAGGGAAtgttttttagttattatttatggatcttgaatttttaatatttttctgtatcATCTTAGAATTGTTGGGTCTTCCACACCTGAAATGCAATGACTTAGAGATGctttttttataatcaatgctataaattgattagattttcttaaatgtaatatttttctaCTTTAGTGTGTCTTCTTTGTGAATCTTGGAAATTCAAAAATTCACTTCAATTAAAAGCGATATAATTAATCAAGCTTTGTGTCTTTAATGGTATGGTAGACATGAGCTGCCGCTGTTTACTTTGCTGTGTAAAAATACTTTGTGTAGTGATGAAAAATCTCAAAGAGGTACAGAGTGTAAAGTTTTTGGTGTGGAATCTTGACAATTTTGGTGCTTTGAAGAGTAAagatgttacaaaaaaaaaacattttttgttcttatttctgTGACTTCTCTGCCACCCTAATCCATGATCCCCTCACTTACTGTCCTTCTTTTCATATCTTTCCACCTCAATATGGCTAAGCAAATACTTTCATTATCTTCTGAGGGACAAACAAAGCCATTCACCAAATTGAAGTCCTACAATGACCCCCTTTCAGGGAGCCACTGTAGTTATACACAAGACAATTACTCCACTCTCCAGCCCGAGAGGGGTAATTACTGCGAGCAATGCTTCAGCGGAGTCAGGACAGGAGAAGAGATTAACTTGAAGGTGCATTGTTTGTTGGAAGAAGTGGTCAAACAAAAGACCCCAATTAAGGCAGGATGTCGGACCAAAGAAGGGGGATATGTGGAGAAACGAATGGAGAAAAGATCTGCGTTTTGGTTAAGTCACAAAGTGGCACTTGTCCATCTTTACGACACAGTTCCTGTCGAGTTTTTACAAACTCATAAAAATACTTCAGTTGGGAGGATGTCCTGCACTGTATTCAAAGATAGCTTCAAGGGATCCCTCAGACAGATGAACAATTTATTCTAGTGTTAAATCTGATGATTAATCAGACTTTGTGGAAAactgctccaaaaaaaaaaaaaaaagagagagagaaacatgaaggaaaacacaaagaaaacacagaagcagTTGGAACCCCCAAGAGTTGTTGTAACATTTACACTTCTCAGGCTGTATGGTTCCAATTTGGGCCCTCTAATGAGCTGTAGTTGAGGTCAATTTATATAAAACATCTCTGGACCCACTCTGTCATCAAGGACCAGCGTGTTTATGGTGGTCTGAAGTGGCCACATGGTTGAGTCCGCAGCATAAAAGGCGAGCACGGGGAATGGGTATGGCTAGGGTGTGCCAGGCTAG is drawn from Oryzias melastigma strain HK-1 linkage group LG5, ASM292280v2, whole genome shotgun sequence and contains these coding sequences:
- the sp7 gene encoding transcription factor Sp7 isoform X1, coding for MAASILEVGSIIEDARYGSSPLAMLTATCNKFGSTSPVRDSATPDKTSTTTQVKKPYAMTSDLQTAKIGRTTDASGLADSYTGSFTTAGGGGGGGGLLTPSGSPPSSAGGYSTEYNPFSHSFQTSVSQDPSLLVSKAHATADCLSSVYTSLDMTHPYGSWYKTGIHPGITSAPANSTSSWWDVHPNSNWLSATQPQADGGLQASLQPVAPQASLSPQLPSYSTDFTTLNPAPYPSVGLGSSSHLLQPSQHMLPQDMYKPKPVPSTGLIESPMGLKPTRGSGGYSGGGTPGRSSCDCPNCQELERLGASAASLRKKPVHSCHIPGCGKVYGKASHLKAHLRWHTGERPFVCNWLFCGKRFTRSDELERHVRTHTREKKFTCLLCNKRFTRSDHLSKHQKTHADSAMQGKAGAVEGDTDPRGEDTPELNSSTAPANPVTDQITAGEEKTGTPNGVENSSGLLEI
- the sp7 gene encoding transcription factor Sp7 isoform X2, which codes for MAASILEEDARYGSSPLAMLTATCNKFGSTSPVRDSATPDKTSTTTQVKKPYAMTSDLQTAKIGRTTDASGLADSYTGSFTTAGGGGGGGGLLTPSGSPPSSAGGYSTEYNPFSHSFQTSVSQDPSLLVSKAHATADCLSSVYTSLDMTHPYGSWYKTGIHPGITSAPANSTSSWWDVHPNSNWLSATQPQADGGLQASLQPVAPQASLSPQLPSYSTDFTTLNPAPYPSVGLGSSSHLLQPSQHMLPQDMYKPKPVPSTGLIESPMGLKPTRGSGGYSGGGTPGRSSCDCPNCQELERLGASAASLRKKPVHSCHIPGCGKVYGKASHLKAHLRWHTGERPFVCNWLFCGKRFTRSDELERHVRTHTREKKFTCLLCNKRFTRSDHLSKHQKTHADSAMQGKAGAVEGDTDPRGEDTPELNSSTAPANPVTDQITAGEEKTGTPNGVENSSGLLEI